In Glycine max cultivar Williams 82 chromosome 7, Glycine_max_v4.0, whole genome shotgun sequence, a single window of DNA contains:
- the LOC102663038 gene encoding uncharacterized protein isoform X2, producing the protein MAAKAKERGWLRIKNGRKGKKHVANPILVDSHTSEAKASSSSLSTQMKILCSLPPTLSYFQFSLFMQDPKNNSNRRKPWYQRAIEVTNLWKSVSKSTEIPTPNSTLWKRSSMPKSPQVPTTPSPNNKNRLRKCASLKVASSFTRVCLCAPIYSYNEILRAEVPPRRSNSYPRSKPLQNEHERTNSARLSTEGRRVFRGKSLTDDVLMRRFVIEEEAMMQIRRRNQMEVIRNRTMMRRKKLGPSPLSRMVMANDIGQV; encoded by the exons ATGGCAGCCAAAGCAAAAGAAAGGGGTTGGCTTAGAataaagaatgggagaaaaggaaagaagcaCGTTGCCAACCCCATCTTAGTAGATTCACACACTTCAGAAGCAAAAGcctcttcttcttcactctCTACACAAATGAAAATACTTTGCTCTCTTCCTCCAACTCTCTcatactttcagttttctttgtTCATGCAAGATCCAAAGAACAATTCAAACAGAAG GAAGCCATGGTACCAAAGAGCAATTGAGGTGACTAACCTATGGAAAAGTGTATCAAAATCTACAGAAATTCCAACACCTAATTCAACTTTATGGAAGAGATCATCAATGCCAAAATCCCCTCAAGTACCTACTACACCAAGTCCTAACAACAAGAACAGGCTAAGAAAATGTGCCTCTCTAAAGGTTGCATCATCCTTCACAAGGGTTTGTCTTTGTGCACCAATCTATTCCTACAATGAGATTTTGAGAGCTGAGGTGCCACCTAGAAGAAGCAATAGTTATCCAAGATCAAAGCCATTGCAAAATGAACATGAAAGAACAAATAGTGCTAGGCTTAGCACTGAGGGAAGGAGAGTATTCAGGGGCAAATCATTGACTGATGATGTTCTAATGAGGAGGTTTGTGATTGAGGAAGAGGCAATGATGcaaattagaagaagaaatcaaatggaagttATTAGGAATAGGACTATGATGAGGAGAAAAAAGCTTGGGCCTAGTCCTCTTAGTAGAATGGTTATGGCAAATGATATTGGACAAGTTTAA
- the LOC102663038 gene encoding uncharacterized protein isoform X1 has translation MAAKAKERGWLRIKNGRKGKKHVANPILVDSHTSEAKASSSSLSTQMKILCSLPPTLSYFQFSLFMQDPKNNSNRSCRKPWYQRAIEVTNLWKSVSKSTEIPTPNSTLWKRSSMPKSPQVPTTPSPNNKNRLRKCASLKVASSFTRVCLCAPIYSYNEILRAEVPPRRSNSYPRSKPLQNEHERTNSARLSTEGRRVFRGKSLTDDVLMRRFVIEEEAMMQIRRRNQMEVIRNRTMMRRKKLGPSPLSRMVMANDIGQV, from the exons ATGGCAGCCAAAGCAAAAGAAAGGGGTTGGCTTAGAataaagaatgggagaaaaggaaagaagcaCGTTGCCAACCCCATCTTAGTAGATTCACACACTTCAGAAGCAAAAGcctcttcttcttcactctCTACACAAATGAAAATACTTTGCTCTCTTCCTCCAACTCTCTcatactttcagttttctttgtTCATGCAAGATCCAAAGAACAATTCAAACAGAAG TTGCAGGAAGCCATGGTACCAAAGAGCAATTGAGGTGACTAACCTATGGAAAAGTGTATCAAAATCTACAGAAATTCCAACACCTAATTCAACTTTATGGAAGAGATCATCAATGCCAAAATCCCCTCAAGTACCTACTACACCAAGTCCTAACAACAAGAACAGGCTAAGAAAATGTGCCTCTCTAAAGGTTGCATCATCCTTCACAAGGGTTTGTCTTTGTGCACCAATCTATTCCTACAATGAGATTTTGAGAGCTGAGGTGCCACCTAGAAGAAGCAATAGTTATCCAAGATCAAAGCCATTGCAAAATGAACATGAAAGAACAAATAGTGCTAGGCTTAGCACTGAGGGAAGGAGAGTATTCAGGGGCAAATCATTGACTGATGATGTTCTAATGAGGAGGTTTGTGATTGAGGAAGAGGCAATGATGcaaattagaagaagaaatcaaatggaagttATTAGGAATAGGACTATGATGAGGAGAAAAAAGCTTGGGCCTAGTCCTCTTAGTAGAATGGTTATGGCAAATGATATTGGACAAGTTTAA